A single window of Marinobacter sp. LA51 DNA harbors:
- a CDS encoding diguanylate cyclase, protein MSEENISEVARKLELLKSRFKEKAATDIGLVRQRADNIRLGRFGPNDVAAAYHSLHRLAGSAGTFGFTALGEEARALEMLLKPLAEPSPELAPEQIQEVVDLTFVSRVQNLVDFLSSDQVVSQSTGAALLPVITEAATEPVIIIVHSDPDEAQGLAEGLKLHGFVPVALPSLEGAVAHGLSGVSALVVKDSKMLREGEALDSVCDTPPIVCVGAGDSFDERYALAKCGVDGFLCEPVDVPALADNMERLITERDESGSGRVMIVDDDPELLEHYGLVLEEGGLEVWRVNNPADILSALSEFRPDIVLMDVQMGDFRGPDLARLLRFEPEWLGLPIIYLSSENDRNFQVDALAKGGDDFLAKPVSDAFLLRAVTVRCYRARQLDKLASRDSLTGLLKHSVARSEINKEYARCQRQGEQSVVAMLDLDHFKQVNDRYGHRTGDLVIKGLANLLRHQLRKSDVIGRYGGEEFVVALPNCSLTDASRVLQSVCERMAGIVFHSDGQEFTVTLSVGIVPLQNYLTSDDAIDAADQALYRQKQAGRNGVTVGGDMRTTERTLG, encoded by the coding sequence ATGTCTGAAGAGAACATCTCTGAAGTAGCACGGAAGCTGGAACTTCTCAAGTCGCGATTCAAGGAAAAAGCGGCAACGGATATTGGGCTGGTGCGGCAGAGGGCGGACAATATTCGCCTGGGGCGCTTCGGGCCCAATGACGTCGCTGCGGCCTATCATTCTCTGCACAGGCTTGCGGGGTCCGCCGGTACGTTTGGCTTTACCGCACTGGGAGAGGAAGCCCGTGCACTTGAAATGCTGCTCAAACCGCTGGCTGAACCCAGCCCGGAGCTTGCGCCGGAACAGATTCAGGAAGTGGTTGATCTGACCTTCGTGTCACGAGTGCAAAATCTTGTCGATTTCTTGTCTTCTGATCAGGTTGTCAGTCAAAGCACGGGCGCAGCGCTACTGCCTGTTATAACCGAAGCGGCAACAGAACCCGTCATCATCATCGTGCATTCCGATCCAGATGAGGCTCAGGGCCTGGCCGAAGGCCTAAAACTGCACGGTTTTGTGCCAGTCGCCCTGCCATCTCTTGAAGGTGCTGTGGCGCATGGTTTGTCAGGGGTATCTGCCCTTGTGGTAAAAGATTCCAAGATGCTTCGCGAAGGCGAGGCACTGGATTCCGTTTGCGATACACCGCCGATTGTGTGTGTCGGGGCAGGAGATTCTTTTGACGAGCGCTATGCCTTGGCTAAGTGTGGCGTTGACGGTTTCCTGTGCGAGCCAGTCGATGTGCCAGCGCTGGCGGATAACATGGAGCGACTGATCACCGAGCGTGATGAGAGTGGTTCTGGTCGGGTAATGATTGTGGATGATGACCCGGAGCTGTTGGAGCATTATGGGCTGGTCCTGGAAGAGGGCGGGCTGGAAGTCTGGCGCGTCAACAATCCAGCTGACATTCTGAGTGCCCTGTCCGAATTCCGGCCAGACATCGTGCTCATGGATGTGCAGATGGGTGATTTCCGGGGGCCTGATCTTGCCAGGCTGCTTCGATTTGAGCCGGAGTGGCTCGGGTTGCCAATCATCTACCTGTCGTCTGAAAACGACCGCAACTTCCAGGTTGATGCCCTGGCGAAGGGTGGCGACGATTTTCTTGCCAAACCTGTTTCTGATGCGTTTCTGCTGAGAGCTGTCACCGTGCGGTGTTACCGAGCCCGCCAATTGGATAAGTTGGCGTCGCGGGACAGTTTGACCGGTTTGCTTAAACACTCGGTGGCGCGGTCGGAAATCAACAAGGAATATGCCCGCTGCCAGCGTCAGGGGGAGCAATCAGTCGTTGCAATGCTCGATCTGGATCACTTCAAACAGGTTAATGACCGTTATGGTCATCGCACAGGTGACCTGGTGATTAAAGGGTTGGCCAATTTGCTGCGACATCAGCTCCGAAAATCCGATGTGATTGGTCGCTATGGTGGCGAGGAGTTTGTGGTGGCATTGCCGAATTGCTCGCTGACTGACGCCAGTAGGGTGCTTCAGTCCGTGTGTGAGCGCATGGCCGGTATAGTTTTCCACAGTGATGGCCAGGAGTTCACGGTCACCTTGAGCGTGGGAATTGTGCCGCTGCAGAATTACCTGACCAGTGACGATGCCATCGACGCTGCGGACCAGGCGCTTTACCGGCAAAAGCAGGCCGGACGCAACGGCGTGACCGTGGGCGGTGATATGCGAACAACGGAAAGGACGCTGGGCTGA
- a CDS encoding response regulator, protein MDALIVDDDDLMADLLETVVAGLHPAITVAKASGFYEALALWEKRKPSLLIVDWNLPDGSGLEIVRKVRASDKDAAIVMITGRADRESILKVAHYRINGYISKPFDVGMLHDRLVQMVGQVLPEEPEPLASLEAVLSNGVKTVIQLPVKTDAAAMLELLGRADELSAAQLTERWQDDASLSSRLLDVANRSSFRRTGEPVVHMRDAIASMGVPMALNQGLALALDVSAAFSSEVLITCAMEHQKQAETVALEAQRVALSLGKRSPQFFTAGLLSRIGELAVLKVIDQYQRQGGELGDEQVLQALRDWAQPYGNKLKIQWFLPLELRQLIGAVHYLPRENVTQERLIMRAGALMAAKEPPEAELGKILRQLGLEEWHKQSSEDEQKHEDDGNDGDGNHT, encoded by the coding sequence ATGGATGCTCTGATAGTAGACGATGACGATTTGATGGCGGATTTGCTGGAAACTGTGGTAGCAGGGCTCCATCCTGCCATCACGGTAGCAAAAGCTTCCGGATTCTATGAGGCATTGGCGCTGTGGGAAAAGCGCAAACCGAGTCTGTTGATTGTTGACTGGAACCTTCCGGACGGTTCTGGTCTGGAGATCGTTCGCAAGGTCCGTGCGAGTGATAAGGACGCAGCCATCGTCATGATCACCGGTCGTGCCGACCGGGAATCCATCCTGAAAGTTGCTCACTACCGCATCAACGGATACATCAGTAAGCCATTCGATGTGGGAATGCTGCACGACCGCCTGGTGCAAATGGTTGGCCAGGTGTTGCCGGAGGAACCGGAGCCGCTTGCCTCATTGGAGGCTGTTCTGTCCAATGGCGTGAAGACAGTCATCCAGTTGCCGGTAAAAACAGATGCGGCGGCTATGCTCGAGCTTCTCGGCCGGGCAGATGAGTTGTCGGCAGCCCAGCTGACCGAACGCTGGCAGGACGATGCGTCCTTGAGCTCGCGCCTGCTTGACGTTGCCAATCGTTCGTCCTTCCGACGAACCGGAGAGCCGGTCGTTCATATGCGCGATGCAATAGCCTCCATGGGAGTGCCCATGGCGCTGAATCAGGGCCTGGCTCTGGCCTTGGATGTCAGCGCGGCGTTCTCGTCCGAGGTGTTGATCACCTGTGCCATGGAGCATCAGAAGCAAGCCGAAACCGTTGCCCTTGAAGCGCAGCGTGTGGCGCTTTCCCTGGGCAAGCGCTCACCGCAATTTTTCACCGCTGGTCTGTTGAGCCGTATTGGCGAACTGGCTGTGCTCAAGGTGATTGACCAGTACCAGCGACAGGGTGGCGAACTGGGTGACGAGCAAGTGTTGCAGGCACTTAGGGACTGGGCTCAGCCCTATGGCAATAAACTCAAGATACAGTGGTTTCTTCCCCTTGAACTTCGACAGCTCATTGGTGCAGTGCATTACCTGCCGCGGGAGAACGTGACTCAGGAACGCCTGATCATGAGGGCTGGCGCGTTGATGGCCGCGAAGGAACCGCCGGAAGCGGAGTTGGGCAAGATTTTACGACAGCTAGGACTGGAAGAATGGCACAAGCAATCCAGTGAAGATGAGCAGAAGCATGAGGATGACGGGAATGACGGAGATGGAAACCACACTTGA
- a CDS encoding response regulator has protein sequence MTEMETTLDRIMLVEDEEDIRAVAELALEAVGGFTLTTCASGQKALETLADFKPQLIVLDVMMPGMDGPTTLKAIREHPAFVDTPAIFMTAKVQPEEVNGYLSQGAVAVIPKPFDPMALSDKIRDIWSNLEPGQRSA, from the coding sequence ATGACGGAGATGGAAACCACACTTGATCGCATCATGCTGGTGGAAGACGAGGAGGATATTCGGGCAGTAGCAGAGCTTGCGCTGGAAGCGGTGGGTGGTTTCACCCTGACGACCTGTGCTTCGGGCCAGAAGGCGCTGGAAACCCTGGCCGATTTCAAGCCTCAACTGATTGTGCTGGATGTGATGATGCCGGGCATGGATGGGCCGACTACCCTGAAAGCTATCCGTGAGCATCCCGCATTTGTCGACACGCCAGCCATCTTCATGACCGCGAAGGTGCAGCCGGAAGAGGTCAATGGTTATCTGTCTCAGGGTGCCGTTGCGGTGATTCCGAAACCGTTTGATCCCATGGCACTGTCGGACAAGATTCGAGACATCTGGAGCAACCTGGAGCCGGGACAGCGTTCAGCATAA
- a CDS encoding DUF2288 domain-containing protein, which translates to MTSESSRDELKAKLNLETSRIHWHDLQTYFARGHVVRVASELDLLDVATELTADNKTRFEQWMADSKVGEVPPALAQSWYDNNTELWAVVIAPWVLVQDRSDHALH; encoded by the coding sequence ATGACGTCAGAATCTTCCAGAGATGAACTGAAAGCAAAACTGAATCTGGAAACTTCCCGCATTCACTGGCACGACCTGCAAACCTACTTTGCCCGAGGCCACGTGGTCCGGGTTGCTTCGGAACTTGATCTGCTGGACGTTGCCACGGAGCTAACCGCCGATAACAAGACCCGGTTCGAGCAGTGGATGGCAGATAGCAAGGTGGGTGAAGTTCCACCGGCCCTGGCCCAGTCCTGGTACGACAACAACACCGAACTCTGGGCCGTGGTGATCGCGCCCTGGGTCCTGGTGCAGGATCGATCCGATCATGCCCTGCACTAA
- a CDS encoding lysine exporter LysO family protein, translated as MLTGALLILAPLFLGFALPLKNRQAMTVIHYSVEALVYFILGLLGLGLGQMEGLADQLSGMAVQVLVLVAALFVANMAGLWLFHRWQPMAPAEGEAGGSPSYRRLFLAGLKPMLAVLAGLLAGYYLLPPLPMAETIATGALMLLLFFIGLQLRNAGLSLRKLLMNRQGLGIALALTLSSLLAGVLLIPVLALPWHDVLALASGFGWYSLSGIVIGDALGPAWGGVAFLNDVIREIIALAIIPLLISARPAMAIGYGGATAMDFTLPVIRSSGGLACVPVAIASGFLLSFLSPVLMGVFLSLG; from the coding sequence ATGCTGACCGGCGCATTGTTGATTCTTGCCCCGTTATTTTTGGGCTTTGCTTTGCCACTGAAGAACCGCCAGGCGATGACGGTGATCCACTACTCGGTGGAGGCACTGGTGTATTTTATTCTGGGCTTGCTTGGCCTTGGCCTGGGGCAGATGGAAGGCCTGGCGGACCAGCTAAGTGGTATGGCCGTGCAGGTGCTGGTGCTGGTGGCCGCCCTGTTTGTGGCCAACATGGCCGGGCTGTGGCTGTTCCATCGCTGGCAGCCTATGGCGCCGGCTGAGGGCGAAGCAGGTGGTAGTCCGAGCTACCGGCGGCTGTTTCTGGCGGGTCTGAAACCGATGCTGGCGGTCCTGGCCGGCCTGCTGGCGGGTTATTACCTGCTGCCACCCTTGCCGATGGCTGAAACCATTGCCACCGGCGCGCTGATGCTGCTGTTGTTCTTTATTGGTCTTCAGCTCCGGAATGCCGGATTGTCCTTGCGCAAATTGCTGATGAACCGGCAGGGGTTGGGTATTGCACTGGCGCTGACACTCAGCTCCTTGCTTGCCGGGGTGCTGCTGATCCCGGTATTGGCATTGCCCTGGCACGATGTGCTGGCGCTGGCATCCGGATTTGGCTGGTACTCGCTGTCGGGTATCGTCATCGGTGATGCCCTGGGGCCGGCCTGGGGTGGTGTCGCCTTCCTGAACGATGTTATCCGTGAAATCATCGCCCTGGCCATCATTCCCCTGCTGATCAGCGCCCGGCCGGCCATGGCTATTGGGTATGGCGGTGCCACTGCCATGGACTTCACGCTGCCGGTTATCCGAAGCAGCGGTGGGCTGGCGTGCGTGCCTGTGGCGATTGCCTCCGGCTTTCTGCTGTCGTTCCTTTCACCGGTGCTGATGGGGGTGTTTCTGTCCCTGGGGTAA
- a CDS encoding HD-GYP domain-containing protein, with product MIKRIPISALRVGMYITDLNNDWIPHNSQRKQGVIKKEETVEKIRRMGVTFVYIDASKGLDTQDSETAAEVDRRNEAALQKAGEQTQGLRAHVPMEEELVVAQRIHNQAQGLVGSFLNNVKIGGAVDVAPIHQLADELQNSVLRNANALSCLGRIREKDNYLLEHSVNLSVLMSLFGNYRSLPADVLHQTVVGALLHDLGKILTPDEVLNKPGRLSAEEFEVMKLHARHSRDILASTEGIGELSVITAAQHHERMDGTGYPEGLKGDEISEYGRMVAITDVYDAITADRVYHKGLTPSQGLKKLVEWSGDHLDSNMVKQFIRCIGLYPVGSLVLLESGRLAAVVEANEKDQRLPVVRVMYHTNFRMAIPVETLDLAKPGTQDRIVRSVDPDDYRIDIRKFMT from the coding sequence ATGATCAAACGCATCCCCATATCCGCCCTGAGAGTCGGCATGTACATCACCGACCTCAACAACGACTGGATTCCTCACAACAGCCAGCGCAAGCAAGGTGTGATCAAAAAAGAGGAAACGGTCGAGAAAATCCGGCGAATGGGGGTCACGTTCGTTTATATCGATGCGTCCAAGGGGCTCGACACCCAGGATTCGGAAACCGCCGCTGAAGTAGATCGCCGCAACGAAGCGGCCTTGCAGAAAGCCGGCGAGCAAACACAAGGGCTGAGAGCACACGTGCCCATGGAAGAAGAACTGGTGGTGGCGCAACGCATCCACAACCAGGCTCAGGGACTGGTGGGCAGCTTCCTGAATAACGTGAAGATTGGCGGCGCCGTTGATGTCGCCCCCATCCATCAGCTTGCCGACGAACTTCAAAATTCAGTCCTGCGCAATGCCAACGCCCTGAGTTGCCTGGGCCGGATTCGGGAAAAAGACAACTACCTGCTCGAACACTCGGTCAACCTCAGCGTGCTGATGTCGCTGTTCGGCAATTACCGCTCGCTGCCCGCCGACGTTCTGCATCAGACTGTGGTGGGCGCACTACTGCATGACCTCGGAAAAATACTCACCCCGGATGAAGTCCTGAACAAACCTGGGCGGCTGAGCGCCGAGGAATTCGAAGTCATGAAACTGCACGCCCGGCACTCCCGGGACATCCTGGCCAGCACCGAAGGCATCGGGGAGCTGAGCGTAATCACCGCTGCCCAGCACCATGAGCGCATGGACGGCACCGGCTATCCGGAAGGGCTTAAAGGCGATGAGATCTCTGAGTACGGGCGCATGGTTGCCATCACCGACGTCTATGACGCGATCACCGCGGACAGGGTCTACCACAAAGGGCTGACACCGTCTCAGGGTCTGAAGAAACTGGTGGAGTGGAGCGGCGACCACCTGGACTCCAACATGGTCAAACAATTTATCCGTTGTATCGGCCTCTACCCTGTCGGTAGCCTGGTTCTACTCGAGAGTGGCCGCCTGGCCGCCGTAGTGGAAGCCAACGAGAAAGACCAGCGCCTGCCGGTGGTCCGGGTTATGTACCACACCAACTTCCGCATGGCGATTCCGGTGGAGACCCTGGATTTGGCCAAGCCCGGCACTCAGGATCGCATCGTGCGCTCAGTCGACCCGGACGACTATCGGATCGACATCCGCAAGTTCATGACCTAG
- a CDS encoding TatD family hydrolase, whose amino-acid sequence MSKKRREIPVFDHPIIETHCHLDYLKDRPLEETLDQSQRVNIEKVITIAVSPDNLARVRELSNMTPWLYGTQGIHPHEAEQYSDATEAEIRTHAGDNKIVAVGEIGLDYFYDNADRSIQREVFRRQLQIACDTDRPVVIHSREADDDTIEILREFEQSLTRRGVIHSFTSGPGLAQYALDQGWCLGFNGITTFNKAENVRDIVRMSPIEQILLETDAPFLTPVPYRGRENAPFYLPFVAEKIAEVKELPLDEVVATTYHNSLRTFFPEQ is encoded by the coding sequence ATGAGCAAAAAACGTCGCGAGATCCCTGTATTTGATCATCCGATCATCGAAACCCACTGCCATCTGGATTACCTCAAGGATCGCCCTCTGGAGGAGACCCTGGACCAGAGCCAGCGGGTGAACATCGAAAAAGTAATCACCATTGCGGTATCCCCGGACAACCTTGCCCGGGTCCGGGAGCTCAGCAACATGACCCCGTGGCTGTATGGCACCCAGGGCATTCACCCCCATGAGGCTGAGCAGTACTCCGACGCCACAGAAGCGGAGATCCGCACCCATGCCGGTGACAACAAGATTGTCGCCGTCGGTGAAATCGGTCTGGACTACTTTTACGACAACGCCGACCGGAGCATACAGAGGGAGGTGTTTCGGCGTCAGCTGCAGATCGCCTGTGACACCGATCGACCCGTGGTTATCCACAGCCGCGAGGCCGACGACGACACCATCGAGATTCTCCGGGAATTTGAACAGTCGCTGACCCGTCGTGGCGTGATTCACAGCTTCACCTCCGGTCCGGGTCTGGCACAGTACGCCCTGGATCAGGGCTGGTGCCTGGGCTTTAACGGCATCACCACCTTCAACAAGGCGGAAAATGTGCGTGACATCGTGCGGATGTCCCCCATCGAACAGATCCTGCTGGAAACCGATGCGCCCTTCCTGACCCCGGTACCCTATCGCGGCCGTGAAAACGCCCCGTTCTACCTGCCCTTCGTGGCGGAGAAGATCGCGGAAGTCAAGGAGTTGCCTCTGGATGAGGTGGTGGCGACGACCTATCACAACAGTCTGAGGACGTTCTTCCCCGAACAATGA
- a CDS encoding D-amino acid dehydrogenase, translating to MRIVVVGGGVVGVATAYELNRRGHEVTVLERHSIAGNETSKGNAAQRSYGVVYPWADPKMVLKAVPWLLKQDGPLKWRMPPSVEAIRFMMSTLRYAWAPGLFGLNRRAMLRLGVHSRERFETLENELDLTFDGDHRGLLHLASTPEALEGYRQTQALLAELGIASRMLTPEQVRAAEPGMVGNGPLYGALSYDTDGTGDCHQFSQALASECEARGVRFRYKVEAQSLVANDHAVEAINITTEDGDRELIEADAFVISAGCWSDHLVRPLGLALPIYPVKGYSLTVPLSNPDHAPVSTVHDDNYKVVSTRLGNRLRATGFVELADFNRDIPEARLATIWKSVTSRFPGCADLGAAETWTGFRPMTPDGPAIIGRGPRDNLFLNTGHGTFGWTLSAGSADLIAQVIDGEAPSVCLDAFRPGRFSE from the coding sequence ATGCGCATTGTTGTCGTCGGTGGTGGGGTCGTTGGTGTCGCCACGGCGTACGAGTTGAATCGCCGTGGCCACGAGGTGACGGTGCTGGAGCGACACTCGATCGCCGGTAATGAAACCAGCAAGGGTAACGCCGCCCAGCGTTCCTACGGAGTGGTATACCCCTGGGCGGATCCGAAGATGGTACTGAAAGCGGTGCCCTGGCTGCTGAAGCAAGACGGCCCGCTGAAATGGCGGATGCCGCCCTCCGTGGAAGCCATTCGCTTCATGATGTCTACCCTGCGTTACGCCTGGGCGCCCGGATTATTTGGGCTGAACCGCCGCGCCATGCTGCGATTGGGCGTGCACAGCCGCGAACGGTTCGAGACCCTGGAAAACGAGCTTGATCTGACCTTCGATGGTGATCACCGCGGTTTGTTGCACCTGGCCAGCACCCCGGAGGCGCTGGAAGGCTATCGCCAGACCCAGGCGCTGCTGGCGGAATTGGGTATAGCGTCTCGAATGCTGACGCCGGAGCAGGTTCGCGCCGCCGAGCCCGGCATGGTTGGTAATGGGCCCCTGTACGGAGCCCTGAGTTATGACACCGATGGCACCGGCGATTGCCACCAGTTCTCCCAGGCGCTGGCCAGTGAATGCGAGGCGCGGGGTGTCCGTTTTCGCTATAAAGTGGAAGCCCAGAGCCTGGTTGCCAATGACCATGCCGTTGAGGCAATCAACATCACCACCGAGGACGGTGACCGGGAGCTGATTGAGGCGGATGCCTTTGTTATCAGCGCCGGGTGCTGGTCCGATCACCTGGTTCGGCCGCTGGGGTTGGCGCTACCGATTTATCCGGTCAAAGGCTACAGCCTGACGGTGCCGCTGAGTAACCCTGATCATGCGCCGGTCTCGACGGTTCACGATGATAATTACAAGGTGGTGTCCACCCGACTGGGGAATCGCCTGCGGGCCACTGGGTTTGTCGAGCTGGCGGACTTCAATCGGGATATCCCGGAGGCCCGGCTGGCCACCATCTGGAAATCCGTGACCTCGCGTTTTCCCGGCTGTGCTGACCTGGGCGCGGCTGAAACCTGGACCGGCTTTCGCCCGATGACACCAGACGGCCCCGCCATCATTGGCCGTGGCCCGCGGGATAACCTGTTTCTCAATACCGGTCACGGCACCTTTGGCTGGACCCTGTCGGCCGGTAGTGCCGATCTGATTGCCCAGGTGATCGATGGCGAGGCTCCGTCGGTGTGCCTGGATGCCTTCCGCCCCGGTCGCTTCAGCGAGTAG
- a CDS encoding methyltransferase has translation MTVPPAASLNDPHESFYSQWIALNDWLREHRGFWQPAPFMEPAPPWTRQYPGLARLIAEVSDEQRQILDDAPAQLAAMVGAQVPSLARYERLTALADLRPPESEVSQATLPEVRAVDMPGRKRGQSGAFAAAIRPLEQSVLDWCCGKGHLARTLAAVCQEPVNGLEWNAELVREGNRLAVKYGDAVLLQCQDVLAEDLVLPPGSHGVALHACGDLHRRLMRRGSEAGLSRLSVSPCCYHLTDADSYRPMSRRAASHDGLLAPSRSDLRLAVRETVTAPARVREQTRLVSQWRLGFDSLQRELRGMDEYLAVPSHPSKVIHEGFAGFCRWAANKKAIALPPDIDFDAWEAQGARRWQQVRRHELVRHLFRRPLELWMVLDYALYLEEQGYRVRLGEFCDRSLTPRNLLLDAVRKRVEADN, from the coding sequence ATGACAGTACCTCCGGCCGCGAGTTTAAACGACCCTCACGAATCGTTTTATAGCCAATGGATAGCGCTTAACGACTGGCTGCGTGAACATCGTGGGTTCTGGCAGCCCGCGCCGTTCATGGAGCCGGCGCCGCCATGGACCAGGCAGTATCCGGGCCTGGCTCGGCTCATCGCTGAGGTCAGTGACGAGCAACGCCAGATTTTGGACGATGCACCAGCTCAGCTGGCGGCCATGGTTGGAGCGCAGGTGCCCTCGCTGGCACGATACGAGCGCCTGACCGCATTGGCCGATCTGAGGCCGCCTGAGTCCGAGGTCAGTCAGGCTACCTTGCCGGAGGTTCGGGCGGTAGATATGCCGGGGCGCAAGCGCGGTCAGTCCGGAGCGTTTGCGGCTGCCATTCGGCCTCTGGAGCAGTCGGTGCTGGACTGGTGCTGTGGCAAGGGCCATCTTGCCCGCACGCTGGCGGCGGTGTGCCAGGAGCCCGTTAATGGCCTGGAATGGAACGCCGAACTGGTGAGAGAAGGCAACCGACTGGCGGTAAAGTACGGCGATGCAGTATTACTGCAGTGTCAGGATGTCCTGGCGGAAGATCTGGTCTTGCCGCCGGGGAGCCACGGTGTCGCCCTGCACGCCTGTGGCGACCTGCACCGACGCCTGATGCGCCGGGGCAGCGAGGCGGGTCTGTCCCGGTTAAGTGTCTCGCCTTGTTGTTATCATCTGACGGATGCTGATAGTTATCGGCCAATGTCGCGTCGGGCGGCCAGCCATGATGGACTCCTGGCTCCGTCCAGAAGTGACTTGCGCCTTGCGGTGCGGGAAACGGTGACCGCGCCGGCCCGGGTACGAGAGCAGACCCGGCTGGTGAGCCAGTGGCGACTGGGCTTTGATAGCCTGCAGCGGGAGTTGCGGGGCATGGATGAGTATCTGGCGGTGCCTTCGCATCCCTCCAAAGTGATCCACGAGGGCTTTGCCGGCTTCTGTCGCTGGGCGGCCAACAAGAAGGCAATAGCGTTGCCGCCGGATATCGACTTCGACGCCTGGGAAGCGCAGGGTGCCCGGCGCTGGCAGCAAGTGCGCCGCCACGAACTGGTTCGCCACCTGTTCCGCCGACCATTGGAACTGTGGATGGTGCTGGACTACGCGCTCTACCTTGAGGAACAGGGCTATCGGGTGCGGCTTGGGGAATTCTGTGACCGGTCACTGACTCCCAGGAATCTGTTACTGGACGCGGTTAGGAAAAGAGTCGAAGCGGACAATTGA
- a CDS encoding peroxiredoxin, with translation MSLRLGDTAPDFEQDSSEGRISFYDWLGDSWGILFSHPADFTPVCTTELGLTAKLKDEFAKRNVKAIALSVDPVDSHKEWIKDINETQGCSVNFPIIADQDRKVSELYDMIHPNADSSLTVRSLFVIDPNKKVRLIITYPASTGRNFNEVLRVVDSLQLTEDHKVATPGNWERGGDVVIVPSLQDEDEIKQRFPQGYKAVKSYLRMTPDPHANWGGN, from the coding sequence ATGAGTTTACGTCTTGGAGATACCGCACCGGATTTCGAACAGGATTCCAGTGAAGGCCGGATCTCGTTCTATGACTGGCTCGGTGACAGCTGGGGCATCCTGTTTTCACACCCGGCGGATTTCACCCCCGTGTGCACCACGGAGCTCGGCCTGACGGCCAAACTCAAGGACGAATTTGCCAAGCGCAACGTCAAGGCAATCGCACTGAGCGTTGATCCGGTCGACTCTCACAAGGAGTGGATCAAGGACATCAACGAGACTCAGGGTTGCTCGGTCAACTTCCCGATCATCGCCGATCAGGATCGTAAAGTGTCGGAACTCTACGACATGATCCATCCAAATGCCGACAGCAGCCTGACCGTTCGTTCCCTGTTCGTAATTGATCCGAACAAGAAGGTGCGCCTGATCATCACCTACCCGGCCAGCACCGGTCGCAACTTCAACGAAGTACTGCGGGTGGTGGATTCACTGCAACTGACCGAAGACCACAAGGTGGCCACTCCGGGGAACTGGGAGCGCGGCGGAGACGTTGTCATCGTGCCGTCGCTGCAGGATGAAGACGAGATCAAGCAGCGCTTCCCACAGGGCTACAAGGCCGTAAAATCCTACCTGCGGATGACGCCTGACCCACACGCCAACTGGGGCGGTAACTGA